The stretch of DNA GTTTAGGAGATTTTTGAATGCCTTGGAGTTGGACTCTTCTTGCACTTTGTTTTCGCATTCGACTTGATCTTGTAGTACCGTTCCCACCTGATAGTGTAGTGTTTCGAAATTCCTCTTTGATATGCCTTTCAGAATTCTTGTTCTGGCCTTGGATCTTGAAGATGCTTAATCGACTAGTGTATCTGTATAAATGCTCAATGCCTCAAAAATCTGAAATTGCTGCGCAGTATTGTGTTATAGTTATTTTATGGATGGCAGTGGGGCACCATGGTGCTCGCGCACGGGTAGAGCTCGTGCCCGTGAGGTAAAAAAATTGCCTTTCCAGGCAGAAAATTCTGCCATGCCCGCCGCGTACGGGTAAAATTTGCCGCAGGCATACCTGCCTTTGTTGTATCAATCAGCAAACAGTTTTAAATAAAATTCACTACTCACCAACAAAATCAACATCAAttataggcaaggggatccttTATCACCTTATTTGTTCCTTTTtgtgactgaggcactctccttgtTGTTAAAGGATGCTTGTGAGAAAGGTGCTCTTAAAGAGTTTAAGCTAAGCAGACAAGGTCCAGGTATTTCACATCTTTTGTTTGGGGATGATAGCCTCCTATTTTTCAAGGGGTCCATTGATCAAGCATTAACCATTAAAAATATTTTGTCGGTTTATGAGAAGGGAACTGGTCAGCTTCTGAGCCCAGATAAGTGCTCCATTAAATTTGGTAAAAAGTGCAGTATGGAGGATCAGGTGTCTATGATGGTTATTCTCAAAATTACCGTTGAATTTTTTGAGGATAAGTACCTTGGATTACCAGTGCCTGAGGGTAGAATGAAGGTTGAAAATTTTCAGGCGACCAAGGATAAGGCTTTAAAAAGAGCGTCAGATTGGATTGAAAAGTATGCTTCTAGTTGGTATAAAGGAATATCAAATTAAGGGTGTTCTACAAGCGCTCCCAATGTATGCCATGGGACTTTTTAAATTCCCAGTCTCATTATGCGAGGAACTTGCTCAGATTATAAGGAATTTCTAGTGAGGAGTCGAAGAGGATAGAAGGAAAACACATTGGCTAGCTTGGGATAAACTAACAAAACCAAAAAGTAAGGGCGGCATGGGATTCCGTGATCTAAGGTTATTTAATCAAGCTCTATTAGCTAAGCAAGGCTGGAGGTTATTAGTGTACCCGAACTCGTTGTGTGCTATGATTTTGAAGGCAAAATATTATCCCAATGGTCATATATTGGATACGGTTTTCCCGCAAGCCACGTCGGTGAATTGGAAGGGTATTATGCATGGATTGGAACTGTTAAAAAAAGGTCATATGGAGAGTGGTCGATGGCAACAATGTTAACATCTGGAGAGATAATTGGCTTCCAAGAAATTCGGGCCTAAAAGCTATAGCAAAATAGAAGCGTACTAGACTGAAATGGGTGTCGGAATTATTCATGAGCGGGACTAAAACATGGGAAGAAAATTTGATTAGGCAGCTATTTTTTCATCATGATGCTGAAGAGATCTTAAAGTTATGCATTCAGTCTGTGGGGAAGGGGGATCTTGTTGCTTGGCACTATGAGAAAAGTGGGATGTTCTCTGTTAAAAGTGCGTACAAGCTAGCGTTAAATCTCAAGGATTGCAGCGAGGAGATAAGAATTTCTAGCAATGCGGTTAATGAGGAAAGAAGAATGTGGGATGTTATTTGGAAGGCTAAAGTCCcgcaaaaaaatagaatttttgcttGGAGAGCTACCACCAACAGGTTGGTGGTACAGGTAAATAGGGTAACCCATCATCAAACGATCCTGGGTTTATGCACTATTTGTGGTGTTCAAGATGAGAGTATTTTCCATGCCCTTGTGACCTGTCCTGAAGGCGTGTGCTTTGCGTATCGCCTTGGGGGAAGTGTGGAATATTCCGGGTGAGGAGTTGTTCAAATTTAGGGGGCCGGACTGGCTCCTCATCCTGCTTGATCAACTGGGGTTGCTGGTTCGCGAGCAAGTTTTATTTATGTTATGGAGAGCTTGGCACCTGAGGAATGATCTGATTTTTGGAAAAGGGAAAGAATATGTGACCACCTCTGTTATCTTCATGGAAAACTATTGGAAAACATTCACGACTGCCTACAATTGTGTGCAAGTGGATTTAAGCAAAAAGGGTAAGGGGGTGCTTGGTGACGGGAAGTAGGTTAGTCCGCCAAAAATGAATCGTGCTCTTTGGAAGCCTCCGGATCCGGAGTATATTGAGGTAAATATTGATGCTAGCTTCGTGGAGAGTTTAGGATCAGCTAGCGTTGGGGTTATCATCAGGAATCATCTGGGAGAAGTCCTGGTTTCATCATGGGATTTTATTCATGTGTGCTCTGGTGTGGACTAAGCGAAACTTCATGCGTGTCTTGCCAGGATATACATTTGTATCACTCTTCTCAAACCAATTATTTTGAAAATTGACTGCTCTTTTGCTGCATCTtttcttgcaaaaaaaaaaaactttgaCAGGTCTCCTCTGGTGGATCTAAAAAAGGAAGCAATCAGCGTTGCTAAGTTTATTAAGGATCTAAAGATTGTAAATTGACGGGCTAATATGACGGCGCATGAGATAGCTAAATTTAGAATGGTAAAAGCGCCCAACTCATAATTGATAAATTTGCGGGTTCAATTCCTGGAATACTGTTCCGCCCTGCGTGGCTAACTATGTAATAAACGATCATATGACTCTTGTTATTTGATCAATACGCGGGTGGAGTTTCCACAAAAGAAAAATCAATTACAGGATACACTGACAATAAAAAGATGAACAGCAGCAACATTTCACCAATCAGCACCAAACACATGTTTAACGCTTCACCAGTTAACACTAATAACTTGATAGTACACAAGTCACAACaaaacaaatagttcaacaaaaaaaatgtactactccactGAACTAACATGGGCACATACTGCACAAGTTCGACATCACAGGTAGCTCAAACACATTCTAGCTAGGGATATAACTCCAGCACTACGGCCTCGTCTGGTTTGGAGGATTTttataggaaaaacataggaacaaGGATTCCAGAGAAAAATTTCCTATATATGCATTCGGTTTGTAGGAAATGCGtaaaggaatttcataggaatactATTCATTTCCTATGCTTTtggaggaaactacacatccactcAAAGCTTATTTTGTGCGTAGGAACGAGGCAAGTCAATTCCTTAGGGTGGCAAGTGCCATCCTATCAAATTCCTATACTACTCCAAACCAAATGAGCCCTACAAGTTCTACATCACGATAGAGGAACAAAACAACTCCCAACACTTGACCTTCTTCAGCCTGAATCCACCAAAACACTGAAGCCAACAAAATAAGATTTGGTTTGAGAATCCAGCAAACACTGAAGCCAACACAAACGGGATTTGGGGGCAGAAATTTACAAAACGAGGCAATGGGGATTTTTTTCGATGATCGAGGCAATGGGGATTGAAGAAAGCACTGGTAATATCTGACCGCACGCACGAACAAACATCGACAGAGCCACAGATTCCATACGAATTCAGGGGTAAAATGCTGCGATTTCCATTCCGTCGTACACCCAAACAACAAACAAGTCCAGCGCGAACAGCAGCGAGATGCAGCCATTACACCGAGGACATGAACACCACCACCAGACAACGCATAGCTACTAGCACTAATCCGGTGGTGCAAGACGGATCCTCCTGGCTTGGACCAGCGCGGCCTAGCCGCCGAATCCGTAGAGGGTGCGTCCCTGGCGCTTGAGGGCGTAGACGACGTCCATGGCGGTAACGGTCTTGCGGCGGGCGTGCTCGGTGTAGGTGACGGCGTCGCGGATGACGTTCTCCAGGAAGATCTTGAGCACGCCGCGGGTCTCCTCGTAGATCAGCCCCGAGATGCGCttcacgccgccccgccgcgccagaCGACGgatcgccggcttggtgatgccctGGATGTTGTCCCGGAGCACCTTCCGGTGGCGCTTGGCGCCGCCCTTGCCGAGCCCCTTCCCGCCCTTGCCGCGGCCGGACATCTTGGAGCTGACTGAGATGGAAATGGAGGAGGAGCTGTGGTGGCGGCGGCTGCTGGTGCTGAGACTGGAGGGAATGGAAGGGGGATTTAACAAGGGGGGAGGGTGCAGCCGGCC from Triticum dicoccoides isolate Atlit2015 ecotype Zavitan chromosome 6A, WEW_v2.0, whole genome shotgun sequence encodes:
- the LOC119314399 gene encoding histone H4 yields the protein MSGRGKGGKGLGKGGAKRHRKVLRDNIQGITKPAIRRLARRGGVKRISGLIYEETRGVLKIFLENVIRDAVTYTEHARRKTVTAMDVVYALKRQGRTLYGFGG